One stretch of Arachis duranensis cultivar V14167 chromosome 1, aradu.V14167.gnm2.J7QH, whole genome shotgun sequence DNA includes these proteins:
- the LOC110279449 gene encoding uncharacterized protein LOC110279449 — MSHKKALSQGSIPFSWEDKPGVCKTPNNNECSLQKISPSSLPPPFPSHVDYSKKKIPLPPYPLSQPPPLPRRSTSGKGFKRQDDPFLVAYKECTKGEKNGKLLDKNKRGVGFNFSARRIKFTLSCRSISDARDDYVMQPVRIPMVRTRALLTLEDDHKQSFNHGTWL; from the coding sequence ATGAGTCACAAAAAAGCTCTTTCGCAGGGAAGCATACCCTTTTCTTGGGAGGACAAACCCGGAGTTTGTAAGACCCCCAACAATAATGAGTGCTCTCTACAGAAAATATCACCTTCCTCCTTACCACCACCATTTCCTAGCCACGTGGACTACTCAAAGAAGAAGATTCCTCTGCCTCCTTATCCGTTGTCACAACCACCTCCTCTTCCTCGTAGAAGCACGTCGGGGAAGGGCTTTAAGCGGCAGGATGACCCTTTTCTTGTTGCTTACAAGGAGTGTACCAAAGGTGAGAAAAATGGCAAGTTACTcgacaaaaataaaagaggtgTTGGATTCAATTTTAGCGCAAGGAGAATCAAATTCACTCTTTCTTGTAGAAGTATCAGTGATGCAAGGGACGATTATGTAATGCAGCCTGTTCGTATTCCTATGGTTAGAACTCGTGCGTTGTTAACATTGGAAGATGATCACAAACAATCTTTTAACCATGGAACATGGCTGTGA